A part of Magnetospirillum sp. genomic DNA contains:
- a CDS encoding ATP-binding protein, whose translation MDDPTPKEKPETTIARLTRELARERALLRAVLDNMDEGVVVSDAGFRVIAYNQRFVEYYAVPKTVTQAADPQGEMTRFLVARGALDVQAAFRTWRSGLQSPSFEVTRPDGRVLEVHSNPLPEGGFVSTYMDVTDRKRVQAELVSMRHVAEAANEAKSRFLAAMSHEIRTPMNGVIAMLELMSDTGLDPEQNSMLDVVRDSASSLLTIIDDILDFSKIEAGRLDLERIDLSLRAIVESVVETLAPQARRKALSLACFVDPNLPTVIKGDPVRLRQILFNLIGNAIKFTENGHVVVEAGPVAAGAGSEPGARPRLRVAVRDTGIGMDETALKRLFKPFSQADSSTNRRYGGTGLGLSICKHLVDLMGGRIAVASAPAQGSEFAFEIDLESGEASPMAAAAPMLAGLRVALVATPSVARDFAERYLRAADAEIVIAEEAHAALDLLEQAADAGRPFDAALVAYALPGIDGLVLGETIRGTPVLYGTRLVLASDADIADLRKKALDRGFDAYLLSPVRRDTLVRAVSGEILAPKKRVAAAAVRPANRYCILVAEDNATNRAVLSRQLAKLGYSSDSAVDGSLAFARWQQGGIDAIVTDCHMPVCDGFEFARMVRSHEQRNGMARTPILALTANALAGEAARSLAAGMDDFISKPVTLSALDGALARALGRTEVQTVDDETPPPAVGGAVDATALALLYEDAAADRDQVVALFAEGGRQMIAALRAAVDQGDASEAAQAAHALTGAARSIGTIGVGAIARRIEAAALRADMASVAAELAGLEPGFENACEQLRAALAAATPVGAEPQRA comes from the coding sequence ATGGACGATCCCACGCCGAAGGAAAAGCCGGAAACCACGATCGCGCGCCTGACCCGCGAATTGGCGCGCGAACGCGCTTTGCTGCGCGCTGTGCTCGACAACATGGACGAGGGCGTGGTCGTTTCGGACGCAGGCTTCCGCGTCATCGCCTACAACCAGCGCTTCGTCGAATATTACGCGGTGCCAAAAACGGTCACGCAAGCCGCTGATCCGCAGGGCGAGATGACGCGCTTTCTGGTGGCGCGCGGGGCCCTCGACGTTCAGGCGGCGTTCCGTACGTGGCGCTCGGGCCTTCAGAGCCCGAGCTTCGAGGTGACGCGACCCGACGGCCGCGTGCTCGAAGTGCACTCGAACCCGCTGCCTGAAGGCGGCTTCGTTTCGACCTACATGGACGTGACCGACCGCAAGCGCGTGCAGGCCGAGCTCGTGTCGATGCGCCACGTGGCCGAGGCCGCCAATGAAGCCAAGTCGCGCTTTCTGGCCGCGATGAGCCACGAGATCCGCACGCCGATGAACGGCGTCATCGCAATGCTCGAGCTCATGTCCGATACCGGGCTCGACCCCGAGCAGAACTCGATGCTCGACGTCGTGCGCGACAGCGCTTCCTCGCTGCTCACGATCATCGACGACATTCTCGACTTCTCCAAGATTGAGGCAGGCCGCCTCGATCTCGAGCGCATCGACCTGTCGCTGCGAGCGATCGTCGAGAGCGTGGTCGAAACGCTGGCACCGCAAGCGCGGCGCAAGGCGCTGAGCCTTGCCTGTTTCGTCGATCCGAATCTGCCAACCGTCATCAAAGGCGATCCGGTACGGCTGCGGCAGATCCTGTTCAATCTGATCGGCAACGCGATCAAATTCACCGAAAACGGCCATGTGGTGGTGGAGGCGGGGCCGGTCGCGGCGGGCGCCGGATCCGAACCAGGGGCACGGCCGCGTCTGCGCGTGGCCGTGCGCGATACCGGCATCGGCATGGACGAGACCGCGCTCAAGCGCCTGTTTAAACCCTTCAGCCAGGCTGACAGCTCGACCAATCGGCGCTACGGCGGCACGGGGCTCGGCCTGTCGATCTGCAAGCATCTTGTCGATCTGATGGGCGGGCGCATCGCCGTTGCGAGTGCGCCGGCCCAAGGTTCGGAATTCGCGTTCGAAATCGATCTCGAGTCCGGCGAGGCGAGCCCGATGGCGGCGGCGGCACCGATGCTCGCAGGTTTGCGCGTGGCGTTGGTGGCAACCCCCTCGGTCGCGCGCGACTTTGCCGAACGCTATCTGCGCGCTGCCGATGCCGAGATCGTGATTGCCGAAGAGGCGCATGCCGCCCTCGATCTGCTCGAGCAGGCGGCCGATGCCGGGCGGCCGTTCGATGCGGCACTCGTGGCGTACGCGCTGCCCGGAATCGATGGGCTCGTGCTCGGCGAGACCATTCGCGGCACGCCCGTGCTCTACGGCACGCGGTTGGTTCTCGCCAGCGACGCCGATATTGCGGATTTGCGCAAGAAAGCCCTCGACCGCGGTTTCGATGCTTATCTGCTCAGTCCCGTGCGGCGCGACACGCTCGTGCGCGCAGTGTCGGGTGAAATTCTGGCGCCGAAAAAACGCGTTGCGGCCGCGGCCGTACGCCCGGCCAACCGCTATTGCATCCTGGTCGCCGAAGACAACGCCACCAATCGCGCCGTCCTGTCGCGCCAGCTCGCCAAGCTCGGCTATTCGAGCGACAGCGCCGTCGACGGCAGCCTCGCTTTTGCGCGCTGGCAGCAGGGCGGCATCGACGCGATCGTGACTGACTGCCACATGCCGGTTTGCGACGGGTTCGAGTTTGCGCGAATGGTTCGTAGCCACGAGCAGCGCAACGGCATGGCGCGCACGCCGATCCTGGCGCTGACCGCCAATGCGCTCGCGGGCGAGGCGGCGCGCTCGCTTGCGGCCGGCATGGACGATTTCATTTCCAAGCCCGTGACGCTGTCCGCCCTTGACGGTGCGTTGGCGCGCGCACTCGGCCGCACTGAGGTCCAAACCGTCGACGACGAGACGCCGCCGCCGGCCGTCGGCGGTGCGGTCGATGCGACGGCGCTGGCATTGCTCTACGAAGACGCGGCCGCCGACCGCGACCAGGTCGTCGCCTTGTTCGCCGAAGGCGGGCGCCAGATGATCGCGGCCTTGCGCGCGGCCGTCGACCAAGGCGATGCGAGCGAGGCGGCGCAAGCCGCTCACGCATTGACCGGTGCCGCACGCTCGATCGGCACGATCGGCGTGGGCGCTATCGCGCGGCGGATCGAGGCGGCGGCCTTGCGCGCCGACATGGCGAGTGTGGCGGCCGAGCTTGCCGGTCTCGAGCCCGGCTTCGAGAATGCCTGCGAGCAGCTGCGCGCGGCATTGGCGGCAGCAACCCCTGTCGGTGCGGAGCCGCAGCGCGCATGA
- a CDS encoding response regulator, with amino-acid sequence MSNERYAKLGAMVIDDQAVVRAMMGRMLTQLGFGFVAEARDGAQAMADIEAAERLPSVILCDIGMKPMDGMSFLAALRERPEIHIARIPVILLTATATGELAERARALRANGYIVKPVTPDVLALRVERAMAR; translated from the coding sequence ATGAGCAACGAACGCTACGCCAAACTTGGCGCCATGGTGATCGACGACCAGGCCGTCGTGCGCGCGATGATGGGCCGAATGCTGACGCAGCTCGGCTTCGGCTTCGTCGCCGAAGCGCGCGACGGCGCGCAAGCGATGGCCGATATCGAAGCGGCCGAGCGGTTGCCCAGCGTCATTCTGTGCGACATCGGCATGAAGCCGATGGACGGCATGTCGTTCCTGGCGGCATTGCGCGAGCGGCCTGAGATCCATATCGCGCGGATCCCCGTGATCCTGCTGACGGCAACGGCAACCGGCGAACTCGCCGAACGCGCGCGCGCCTTGCGCGCCAACGGTTACATCGTGAAGCCGGTGACGCCGGACGTGCTGGCACTCCGCGTCGAACGCGCGATGGCACGCTGA